From the Salmo trutta chromosome 2, fSalTru1.1, whole genome shotgun sequence genome, one window contains:
- the oit3 gene encoding oncoprotein-induced transcript 3 protein: SALDPCSAYISLNEPWRNTEYHVNHSSGSVPLCDSRVSGEWYRFTGMAGDAMPTFCIEENHCGTHAPIWLNGSHPQPQDGIMTLPVCASFNNNCCQWNASVDVKACTGGYYVYRLPRPSVCFHVYCGHFYDICDEVECSGPQCPESDCRCATGTTLGPDRQTCLDVNECEQGNGGCKEVCVNTKGSRQCECGPGRVLEEDGRNCKEIAGCYNNNGGCSHGCSVLQDSYHCHCPRGLELGDDKRTCQVPVQCSSSSIRVSVLRDLVGGLELSLSNSSCRGVSNGTHINLSFSLKTCGTVVEVTDDKIVGTNLVTGLPKSSPGPWSGSNWDMIVRTSKLLLPVTCEFPRHYEVSDGYQASLRSSALELAGHSQGLFPFSLELFKSAEFSEPYRAPPQLRLHDSLFFGVEPREKVEGLSALVESCFATPSAKADQALKYYLIKDGCISDEMVRQYSAKDQLSKHFQVPVFKFVGKDNKEVFLHCRVLVCGAGDSRCSQGCRGRLRRELWRTEEEQEDRDWDQHHVLSGGPIRIMSD, encoded by the exons tcaGCTCTGGACCCGTGTTCTGCCTACATCTCTCTGAATGAGCCTTGGCGTAATACAGAGTACCATGTAAACCACTCATCTGGCAGTGTGCCCCTGTGTGACAGCCGTGTGTCAGGGGAGTGGTACCGCTTCACAGGGATGGCTGGAGACGCCATGCCTACTTTCTGCATCGAAGAGAACCACTGTGGAACCCACGCCCCCATCTGGCTCAATGGGAGCCACCCACAG cCCCAGGATGGTATCATGACCCTTCCTGTGTGTGCCAGCTTCAATAATAACTGTTgccagtggaatgccagtgttgATGTGAAGGCCTGTACAGGAGGATACTACGTCTACCGTCTGCCCAGACCTTCTGTCTGCTTCCATGTCTACTGCGGAc ATTTCTATGACATATGTGATGAGGTGGAGTGCAGTGGACCTCAGTGTCCAGAGTCGGACTGTCGCTGTGCTACTGGAACGACCCTGGGACCAGATAGACAGACATGTCTCg ATGTGAATGAGTGTGAGCAGGGGAACGGGGGTTGTAAGGAGGTATGTGTGAACACCAAGGGGTCCAGACAGTGTGAGTGTGGACCAGGCAGGGTACTGGAGGAGGATGGACGCAATTGCAAAG AGATAGCAGGGTGCTATAACAACAACGGAGGCTGTAGCCATGGCTGCTCTGTACTACAGGACTCCTATCACTGTCACTGTCCCCGAGGACTGGAGCTGGGGGACGACAAACGCACATGCCAGG tcccGGTGCAGTGTAGCAGCAGCTCCATTAGGGTGTCGGTTCTAAGGGACCTGGTGGGGGGCCTGGAACTCTCCCTGTCCAACTCATCATGTCGCGGCGTCTCCAATGGAACACACATCAATCTCAGCTTCAGCCTCAAGACCTGTGGAACAGTAGTGGAG GTGACAGATGACAAGATAGTGGGTACCAATTTAGTGACAGGTCTTCCTAAGTCCAGCCCAGGACCATGGTCCGGTAGTAACTGGGATATGATTGTCAGAACCTCCAAACTGCTGTTACCTGTCACCTGTGAATTCCCACGACACTACGAGGTCTCCGACGGTTACCAG gCCAGTCTCCGTAGCTCCGCCCTAGAGCTAGCAGGCCACTCCCAGGGCCTGTTCCCCTTCTCTCTGGAGCTGTTTAAGAGTGCTGAATTCTCTGAGCCCTACCGAGCTCCACCCCAACTACGCCTACACGACTCACTGTTCTTCGGGGTGGAACCCAGGGAGAAG GTGGAGGGTTTGTCAGCTCTGGTGGAGAGCTGCTTTGCTACCCCCAGCGCCAAGGCAGACCAGGCTCTCAAATACTACCTCATCAAAGATGG GTGTATCTCAGATGAAATGGTGCGTCAGTACTCTGCTAAGGACCAGCTATCCAAACACTTCCAGGTTCCTGTCTTCAAGTTTGTAGGCAAGGACAACAAG GAGGTGTTCCTGCACTGTCGTGTGTTGGTGTGTGGGGCAGGAGACTCCCGCTGTTCTCAGGGCTGTAGAGGGCGTCTGCGTCGGGAACTGTGGAGGActgaggaggaacaggaggacagGGACTGGGACCAGCATCACGTGCTGAGTGGAGGACCCATACGCATCATGTCAGACTGA
- the pla2g12b gene encoding group XIIB secretory phospholipase A2-like protein isoform X1 has product MLPCTLSFLLLFICLSSGMSASLVRRTIREEDGPPAVPTTFRVHTSAVVGVPSEVDTVPAGGPVVDTAEAVAEALVTREPVADVAVADAVVAEEPVEDTPVADALVADVPVDALIRTEEEKEALITEAMITELSAQVEKEDLAEETEIQDAILKELADQETLGKAVEEPIEEAADADAPAEDPASSVIPVFEAQEEDSGWGLASVRESLQAANGYFDSLVELMGGRNGVCQYKCKYGKTPVHRYGYVTPEPNGCSANLLGFQVPDSFDIGIPAMTQCCNQLDSCYDTCGSNKYRCDSKYRWCLHAICSDLKKSLGFVSKVKACETVADALYNTVWTLGCRSFMNSQREACYCEGEERDEL; this is encoded by the exons ATGCTTCCCTGTACCCTATCCTTCCTCCTGCTCTTCATCTGCCTCTCCTCTGGGATGTCTGCTTCTCTGGTCAGGAGGACAATCCGTGAAGAGGACGGCCCTCCTGCTGTTCCGACCACGTTCAGGGTTCACACCTCTGCTGTTGTAGGAGTTCCGTCGGAAGTTGATACCGTGCCGGCAGGTGGCCCGGTCGTTGATACTGCTGAGGCTGTGGCAGAAGCCCTGGTGACACGTGAGCCTGTTGCAGATGTCGCTGTAGCTGACGCGGTTGTAGCCGAGGAGCCGGTTGAGGACACCCCAGTTGCTGATGCTCTGGTAGCAGATGTCCCTGTAGACGCCCTTATCAgaacagaagaagaaaaagaggCCCTGATAACAGAAGCAATGATTACAGAGTTGTCTGCCCAGGTGGAGAAGGAAGACCTCGCTGAAGAGACAGAGATTCAAGACGCCATCTTGAAAGAGTTGGCTGACCAGGAGACCCTTGGGAAGGCAGTGGAGGAGCCCATTGAAGAGGCAGCAGACGCAGATGCTCCTGCAGAGGACCCAGCCAGCTCTGTGATACCTGTCTTCGAAGCCCAGGAAGAGGACTCTGGATGGGGTTTGGCTTCCGTCAGAGAGAGCCTCCAGGCAGCCAACGGATACTTTGACTCTCTTGTGGAACTGATGGGGGGACGCAATGGAGTGTGTCAATACAAGTGCAAATACG GTAAAACACCTGTGCATCGCTATGGTTACGTGACCCCAGAGCCCAACGGTTGCAGCGCCAACCTCCTAGGATTCCAGGTACCTGATAGT TTTGACATTGGCATCCCAGCCATGACTCAGTGCTGTAACCAGCTGGACAGTTGTTATGACACCTGTGGCTCCAACAAGTACCGCTGTGACTCCAAGTACCGCTGGTGTCTCCACGCTATCTGCTCTGACCTGAAGAAGAGCTTGGGGTTTGTGTCAAAGGTCAAAG CCTGTGAGACTGTAGCAGATGCTCTGTACAACACCGTGTGGACGCTGGGCTGCAGATCCTTCATGAACAGCCAGAGGGAAGCATGTTACTgtgagggtgaggagagggacgagCTGTAG
- the pla2g12b gene encoding group XIIB secretory phospholipase A2-like protein isoform X2 produces the protein MLPCTLSFLLLFICLSSGMSASLVRRTIREEDGPPAVPTTFRVHTSAVVGVPSEVDTVPAGGPVVDTAEAVAEALVTREPVADVAVADAVVAEEPVEDTPVADALVADVPVDALIRTEEEKEALITEAMITELSAQVEKEDLAEETEIQDAILKELADQETLGKAVEEPIEEAADADAPAEDPASSVIPVFEAQEEDSGWGLASVRESLQAANGYFDSLVELMGGRNGVCQYKCKYGKTPVHRYGYVTPEPNGCSANLLGFQFDIGIPAMTQCCNQLDSCYDTCGSNKYRCDSKYRWCLHAICSDLKKSLGFVSKVKACETVADALYNTVWTLGCRSFMNSQREACYCEGEERDEL, from the exons ATGCTTCCCTGTACCCTATCCTTCCTCCTGCTCTTCATCTGCCTCTCCTCTGGGATGTCTGCTTCTCTGGTCAGGAGGACAATCCGTGAAGAGGACGGCCCTCCTGCTGTTCCGACCACGTTCAGGGTTCACACCTCTGCTGTTGTAGGAGTTCCGTCGGAAGTTGATACCGTGCCGGCAGGTGGCCCGGTCGTTGATACTGCTGAGGCTGTGGCAGAAGCCCTGGTGACACGTGAGCCTGTTGCAGATGTCGCTGTAGCTGACGCGGTTGTAGCCGAGGAGCCGGTTGAGGACACCCCAGTTGCTGATGCTCTGGTAGCAGATGTCCCTGTAGACGCCCTTATCAgaacagaagaagaaaaagaggCCCTGATAACAGAAGCAATGATTACAGAGTTGTCTGCCCAGGTGGAGAAGGAAGACCTCGCTGAAGAGACAGAGATTCAAGACGCCATCTTGAAAGAGTTGGCTGACCAGGAGACCCTTGGGAAGGCAGTGGAGGAGCCCATTGAAGAGGCAGCAGACGCAGATGCTCCTGCAGAGGACCCAGCCAGCTCTGTGATACCTGTCTTCGAAGCCCAGGAAGAGGACTCTGGATGGGGTTTGGCTTCCGTCAGAGAGAGCCTCCAGGCAGCCAACGGATACTTTGACTCTCTTGTGGAACTGATGGGGGGACGCAATGGAGTGTGTCAATACAAGTGCAAATACG GTAAAACACCTGTGCATCGCTATGGTTACGTGACCCCAGAGCCCAACGGTTGCAGCGCCAACCTCCTAGGATTCCAG TTTGACATTGGCATCCCAGCCATGACTCAGTGCTGTAACCAGCTGGACAGTTGTTATGACACCTGTGGCTCCAACAAGTACCGCTGTGACTCCAAGTACCGCTGGTGTCTCCACGCTATCTGCTCTGACCTGAAGAAGAGCTTGGGGTTTGTGTCAAAGGTCAAAG CCTGTGAGACTGTAGCAGATGCTCTGTACAACACCGTGTGGACGCTGGGCTGCAGATCCTTCATGAACAGCCAGAGGGAAGCATGTTACTgtgagggtgaggagagggacgagCTGTAG